The Azospirillum humicireducens DNA segment GGCCAGCCGACCGAACCGCCGGAGATGACCCAGCGCACCGGAAGCTGGGCCTGGTTCCGCACGCTGGACGCCAGCCGCGGCCGCAAGGGATCGGTGCCCGACCGCATCCCGTTGAGCTTCGCCGCCGCCGGCAAGTCGGCCAGCTTCGACGTGCGGATGACCAGTGCGGTCAACCCCTTCTCGATCCGCGATCTCAAGGACTTCCGATGCCCGGACAGCCTGTGATGGGCCAGCCGGTGATGGGAAACACGGGCTGTTTCGGGAAGCTGCCGGCGCGGGGCGACTTCCTGCTGCGCGGGCTGCCGCGCGCCTTCGCCGACCCATGGCACGATTGGCTGCTCGACGGGTTGCAGGCCAGCCGCGCTGCGCTGGGCGGGGGGTGGATGGACCGCTACCTCAATGCGCCGATCTGGCGCTTCACGCTGGAGGCCGGAATCTGCGGGCCGCAGGCGGCGGCCGGGGTGATGATGCCAAGCGTCGACAAGGCCGGGCGGCAGTTCCCGCTGGCGCTGGTCGCCCTGTTCGCCCCCGGCCGGACCGCCGCCGGAGCCGAAAGCGATGCCGCATGGTTCGAGGCGGCGGAGGAGTTGGCGCTGTCCGTCCTGACCCACACGCTGGACGTGGAGGCCTTCGTCGGCTCCGTCGCTGCGCTGTCGGTGCCGCAACAATCGGGTGAGGCGCCTTCCACCGGCGCCCGCTGGTGGACGCTGGGCGGGGAGGGCGTGGCGGAGCAGGGCTTCACCAGCGCCGGCTTGCCGCCTTCCGCGAACTTCACCCATTTCCTGACCGGCCGTGCCGAGGAGGAGGGGGCGTGATGCAGTTCACCCAGGACGACCGCATGTTGTCGCTGGAAACTCCGGCCGGACCCGACGTGCTGCTGGTGGAGCGGGTGCAGGGGCGCGAGGCGCTGTCCAGCCCCTTCCTCTACCGCATCGACGCGCTCGGCCCCATCGAACCGCTGGCGGCCGAGACCATCGTCGGCAACAGCGTCAACATCGGCTTCCGCCAGTTGGACGGCGAGCGCCACTATGTCAACGGCATCGCGCGCTCGCTCGGCGTCGGCGTGCCGGTCGGGCGCGACCAGCGCTATTACACCATCGAGGTGGTGCCCTGGCTGTCGCTGCTGTCCTACACCAGCGATTGCCGCATCTTCCA contains these protein-coding regions:
- the tagF gene encoding type VI secretion system-associated protein TagF; translation: MPGQPVMGQPVMGNTGCFGKLPARGDFLLRGLPRAFADPWHDWLLDGLQASRAALGGGWMDRYLNAPIWRFTLEAGICGPQAAAGVMMPSVDKAGRQFPLALVALFAPGRTAAGAESDAAWFEAAEELALSVLTHTLDVEAFVGSVAALSVPQQSGEAPSTGARWWTLGGEGVAEQGFTSAGLPPSANFTHFLTGRAEEEGA